In the genome of Notamacropus eugenii isolate mMacEug1 chromosome 7, mMacEug1.pri_v2, whole genome shotgun sequence, the window tctatccactatgccacctagctgcccagaacaCAGGTTGACAATCTTTAAAAAGTACCTTGTCAGCATTCtgacccctcccccttttttctgtCATGGCTGGGGGACTGGTGAGCAAGTACTGATCAGAAATGGGAATTGCTGGGGGAGAGTGGACTGGGTcaagcaaaggaaggaagaaaggaaggggaaaagaggtggATCCCTCACTCAAGTGGCAAGGGGAGAGAATGTAATGGCAGAAAATGTGCCATGCATCATAGGTTACTGAAACTGCCCTATAACTTTCTTAGGGTGACGGCCTATAACCTTTGACAACTTTCTCCATGCCATGTTGAGGGATGAAGGTGAGGTATTAGAGCAGACACAGAGCTCAACTGATTGCAACGTAAGAACATAAAAGTGATAACAGATTGATTGAAATgcatttacaaaatgagaattGCAAGTCATTTTCTCAAAGAACTATCCCCTCTTACCTTTGTTACATCAACTTGATTGGACCAGTCTCTGTTTATATGTTCAGGGCAGCTGCTAGGAGTATATTGTTTCATCTTTAGAGAAACATTGTAGTAACAGTAAAACATGACCACCAAGGGCATGACAAAATTTATAGCAATAACAGTCATTGTATAAGAAACAAaagatctgaaaaataaagacaactaTTATCCCCTAAAGAATTTTCAAGcaaaaaattcataacagctaGAGCAAATTGCTATCTAAAGATCACTCCACTAATTctcttaaaaagtttttttttttttaaaggaaactcaTCATTTTAAAGTTAATTGAGATCTGGTTTTCATAGTATCATTCTTTTGATGAACTCCATTCTCCCAGGAAAACTATGTAGCAGGGCTGACTTTAGCTTTTTCCCTGAATTCATGTGGAAGTTGTACTTTGTCTACACAACACCCAAAAGATGTTTTATTCCTAGGCAATCTCTTaaaaactataagaaatgagTACACCCTGGGACTTCGAGAATCATCATTATGAATTCTAGGTCCCTACCTCACTCCCAGTTCTTTTCTCCAGTCTAGGTGCTACCTTCAGGTGCTCCTACAAATAAATGCATACCTGCACTCATTGGGTAGAggtataaagaagaaaaaggatatAGGTATATGTTCAgatgcttttcagtcatgtttgactcttcatgaccaaccccatttggggttttcttggcaaagatactggaatggttttgccattttcttctctagctcatttttatagatgaggcaaacaggattaagtgacttgcccagggtcacacagctaataagtgtctgaggccagatttgagctcatcaacatgagtctttttgattccacTTCATCCCCTAGCTACCCATAAAGGTATAtaggtagagagaaaagaaattccctctaaaCAACTACAGGAACTTCCCTGTAACTCTTGTCTTGCTCTCACAGCCTCTATAATCTAAAAACTCATGAAATTTCACCTCCCATTCAGCCCATCCCTGCCATTGTAAACTCTGCCCTGTACCAATCCCAGTCTAGAAACTCTTCTAGCTCTCAAAATATCTGCAAGGCTGAGAAATActtttttagcaaaaaaaaaaaaaataagcaatctAAATCAAAATCCACAGGCATGTAGAAATTCCTAAATTTGTAGCATGTGTAGCATTTATGTAGTAAAACACTCTTACGCATCATTCTTCCGCCAGTTTATAGTACACGTAGCACCAGTTGGATCCGGAGCGTAACCAGCCCAACCTATAATAGGCATCAAAGCCCAAAAAAAGCCATTCACCCAAGCAGTCAGAATCATTATGGTGTAATTATACGAGGTCATTCTTCTTCCTATTGACCAATAAACATAATCAATGCTGACATCATTCATCAATAAACTATTCTGTACttccacttgatttttttttaagctaggATTGAGTTAAACTCTAAtcagtttttttaatttggaaggtTCTTCACATTTTAGCATTTTCATTCTCTCAAACTTTGAGTATGCACATATACTTCATTATTAAAGGTATTGTATTCCCAAAGACAAGTAAACTAACCTTGTCTGTGATCCACTGCACTCATATGTATTGTGTTAGCAAAAGCAGGTAAACTAATTTAATCTGTGGCCTACTCACTGCTTAGCACCTATCTTCTATCTCAGTGATACTTACAACATTCAATTTGGCAAATGGAAGGATTCTCTACTCAAGCACTCACCCTTCCATTCCTACTCCAGTTTCATTGCCTGATCTCTAGGCAATGAAGAGTTCAATCTGCTGATTGCCATTTGCCCTCTTCAGGATATTACAGAGGTGCTGATTAAACTGTGTCAGTAAATAggtaaagaaaattaaagaatccCCACAATGTTGAACATAACCAAATGGAGATTGCCAACAGACTTCAGGAAAacgatttaaaaaaaacaacaaccacaccTCAGCTCCACAACTTCCTGTGTGATTTCTGGTCTTGAATCTCAACCAAAGCAAAACTGATTCTCCAGAGAAAGGTGAAGTGGAGTCCAGAACAACATAAGAATTCTTCAGTTAAAGACCATCTGACAGAAACAATCAGCCCTGACCCAAGAGCTACCTTATGATACCACATGAGTAACAAATGTGGTCCCAATGCCATATGGGTAGTGTTCCTGTTCTTCTATATCCCTCCTTTTACAGGACTGATAGATTTTTTCAATACCACCTGAGCATCATGCTTATGACTTCACTGTGAGCCCACTGATCAGTAGATGCAGTGATAGAAATAGActgataatcttttttttctagaaatgcAACTGAGATTCTAAGGTTAGTTTTCTCATTACTTTCAATATcagaaattaaagaagaaattatgaCTTGAGGCACAAGGTTTCTTGGTCATCTCTGAGAAGGTAGATCATGCAGGAGATTTTttggaagaaaatagaaagaaatgaagtAAGCAGTTGTCCTAAATGTAAGGACAAAGGCATAGAACAAAAACATGTGCTTAACTCAGAGTCAACACTCATCCAAAAAATACTAGAGACAAGGTATCTTAGCATGGCAGAGAGCTATAGTAAGGAACAAAGCTGCTGATGAGTGTGGCTGCAGGTATACTTTCTGGTTAGGAAGTTACCATGTAATTAACTGGACGTTGTCAGAAAGGACCAGGTAAAAGCCTCAGTTGAAGAAAGTAGATTTTAAAGAGGTTATATGTTAGATtcgtggttctcaaagtgtggtccagggACCCTTGGGAGTCTCTCAGATTCTTTCAGGGAGTCCCTGAGGACACAAAGATGGAGCTCCCGGAAAGCAGACATTGTTAggggttttttgtctttctttggttcAATAAATGCAAGTCAAATGACTCATAATAAtcctaaaacattttaatttctaatacaattaATACCCATAGCTGTAAACAAAGCCTTCTGGGGGGGGatcctcaatttttttaaaggtataaagGGGTCGTAGAGGGACCTTTTGGTTTTAGGTTGAGAACCACTCTGTTAGAAAATAAAGCCAAGAAGATCATTTGAAACTAGCCTGAAAAAAACTGGGGCCCACATAATTAATACTGAGTGTGCCTTGGAACTATCAAAATTGTTTTGGATATGTGTGTGGAGAATGGTGCGGTGACTCAGCCCACAACATTAATCTGTTTTGAAAGCCCATAAGGAGAGAGCCGTACCGAGGTCAGGTTGACAGATGGTCAGATAACGATCGATAGCCACAGCGGTGAGTAATCCAATACTTGCCATTCCAAAAAAGATGTTTAAACCAGCATAAATCTGAAAGTAAAAATCAGGCACAATTTTAATCACTCTCCCAAGAAACGATTAAGTTGACTGTTAGATTCAAAATTCTTTATCTATATTCAggcatattttaattttatcaacTTTTAATCAGCAAAATAACTGAGTTTTGtttcttaattgttttaataAGTTCATTTCAGGTAAGTATTGTGATGAACTAATATCTGAAG includes:
- the RRH gene encoding visual pigment-like receptor peropsin — encoded protein: MSAASDLYGSWKFGYAGCQIYAGLNIFFGMASIGLLTAVAIDRYLTICQPDLGRRMTSYNYTIMILTAWVNGFFWALMPIIGWAGYAPDPTGATCTINWRKNDASFVSYTMTVIAINFVMPLVVMFYCYYNVSLKMKQYTPSSCPEHINRDWSNQVDVTKMSVIMILMFLLAWSPYSVVCLWASFGDPKEIPPAMAIIAPLFAKSSTFYNPCIYVAANKKFRRAISAMMRCETHQSMPVSNALPLNLT